The following coding sequences lie in one Oryza brachyantha chromosome 10, ObraRS2, whole genome shotgun sequence genomic window:
- the LOC102702318 gene encoding salt tolerance receptor-like cytoplasmic kinase 1 yields MWQRYRFLCCGCGANTAAAGDRELHDYAGCGGEGGFGEEDGGKTGAVGAAMRLPWSQVEAMTGGFTSAVVGEGGFSTVYLARISGALAAVKVHRSSERLHRVFRQELDALLRVRHPHIVRLLAFCEQQEEGVLVLEFAANGNLHERLHGGGKAAGTMPWARRVSVALQVARALEYLHDRCEPQVVHGDVKASNVLLDAAMSAKLCDFGSARMGFSAAVRPRSSAHTMLGSPGYVDPHYIRSGMVTKKSDVYSFGVLLLELLTGMEAFCAAEGRLLTAVLAPRLRPVPGAAPCDARVLVDERLGSAYDAGEASAVAALAASCVGDNPSLRPSMADVVRTLEQSAQGSISAVAKGSDGHGKL; encoded by the exons ATGTGGCAGAGGTACAGGTTCTtgtgctgcggctgcggcgccaatacggcggccgccggcgacaggGAGCTCCATGATTACGCGGGCTGCGGCGGTGAAGGAGGGTTTGGGGAGGAAGATGGGGGGAAAACGGGAGCGGTTGGGGCGGCAATGAGGCTGCCGTGGTCGCAGGTGGAGGCGATGACGGGCGGGTTCACGtcggcggtggtcggcgagGGCGGGTTTAGCACGGTGTACCTCGCGCGCATCTccggcgccctcgccgccgtcaaggTCCACCGCAGCAGCGAGCGGCTCCACCGCGTGTTCCGCCAGGAGCTCGACGCGCTCCTCCGCGTCCGCCACCCGCACATCGTCCGCCTCCTCGCCTTCTGCGAGCAGCAAG AGGAGGGCGTGCTGGTGCTGGAGTTCGCGGCGAACGGGAACCTTCACGAGCGGCTGCACGGAGGCGGGAAGGCCGCCGGGACGATGCCGTGGGCGCGGCGCGTGTCGGTGGCGCTGCAGGTGGCGCGGGCGCTCGAGTACCTGCACGACCGGTGCGAGCCGCAGGTGGTGCACGGCGACGTGAAGGCCTCGAACGTGCTCCTCGACGCGGCCATGTCCGCCAAGCTCTGCGACTTCGGGTCGGCGCGGATGGggttctccgccgccgtccgcccccGGTCGTCGGCGCACACCATGCTCGGCTCCCCGGGCTACGTCGACCCGCACTACATCCGCTCCGGCATGGTCACCAAGAAGAGcgacgtgtacagcttcggCGTCCTGCTCCTGGAGCTCCTCACCGGCATGGAGGCCTTCTGCGCGGCGGAGGGCCGCCTCCTCACCGCCGTGCTCGCGCCGCGCCTCAGGCCGGTCCCAGGCGCCGCCCCCTGCGACGCGCGCGTGCTGGTCGACGAGCGGCTCGGCAGCGCctacgacgccggcgaggcctccgccgtggcggcgctggcggcctCGTGCGTCGGCGACAACCCGAGCCTCCGGCCGTCCATGGCCGACGTGGTGCGCACCCTGGAGCAGAGCGCGCAGGGCTCCATCTCGGCCGTCGCCAAGGGATCCGACGGCCACGGGAAGCTCTGA